In one Bos mutus isolate GX-2022 chromosome 19, NWIPB_WYAK_1.1, whole genome shotgun sequence genomic region, the following are encoded:
- the FDXR gene encoding NADPH:adrenodoxin oxidoreductase, mitochondrial produces MAPRCWRWRPWSSWTRTRLPPSRSIQNFGQHFSTQEQTPQICVVGSGPAGFYTAQHLLKHHSRAHVDIYEKQLVPFGLVRFGVAPDHPEVKNVINTFTQTARSDRCAFYGNVEVGRDVTVQELRDAYHAVVLSYGAEDHQALDIPGEELPGVFSARAFVGWYNGLPENRELAPDLSCDTAVILGQGNVALDVARILLTPSDHLEKTDITEAALGALRQSRVKTVWIVGRRGPLQVAFTIKELREMIQLPGTRPMLDPADFLGLQDRIKEAARPRKRLMELLLRTATEKPGVEEAARRASASRAWGLRFFRSPQQVLPSPDGRRVAGIRLAVTRLEGIGEATRAVPTGDVEDLPCGLVLSSIGYKSRPIDPSVPFDPKLGVVPNMEGRVVDVPGLYCSGWVKRGPTGVITTTMTDSFLTGQILLQDLKAGHLPSGPRPGSAFIKALLDSRGVWPVSFSDWEKLDAEEVSRGQASGKPREKLLDPQEMLRLLGH; encoded by the exons ATGGCTCCGCGCTGTTGGCGCTGGCGGCCCTGGTCGTCTTGGACTCGGACTCGGCTGCCTCCTTCCAGGAGCATCCAGA ACTTCGGCCAGCACTTCTCCACACAGGAGCAGACCCCCCAGATCTGTGTGGTGGGCAGTGGCCCAGCTGGCTTTTACACGGCCCAGCACCTGCTAAAG CACCACTCCCGGGCCCACGTGGATATCTACGAGAAACAGCTGGTGCCCTTCGGCCTGGTGCGCTTTGGCGTGGCGCCTGACCACCCCGAGGTCAAG AATGTTATCAACACCTTTACCCAGACGGCCCGCTCTGACCGCTGTGCCTTCTATGGCAACGTGGAGGTGGGCAGGGATGTGACTGTGCAGGAGCTGCGGGACGCCTACCACGCCGTGGTGCTG AGCTATGGGGCAGAGGACCATCAGGCCCTGGATATCCCCGGTGAGGAGCTGCCCGGCGTGTTCTCGGCCCGGGCCTTTGTGGGCTGGTACAATGGGCTTCCTGAGAACCGGGAG CTGGCCCCGGACCTGAGCTGTGACACAGCCGTGATTCTGGGGCAGGGGAATGTGGCTCTGGACGTGGCCCGGATCCTGCTGACCCCATCCGACCACCTGGAG AAAACGGACATCACTGAGGCCGCCCTGGGAGCCCTGAGACAGAGTCGGGTGAAGACGGTGTGGATTGTGGGCCGACGTGGACCCCTACAAGTGGCCTTCACCATAAAG gAGCTTCGGGAGATGATTCAGTTACCAGGAACTCGGCCCATGTTGGATCCTGCGGATTTCTTGGGTCTCCAGGACAGAATCAAGG AGGCCGCTCGCCCGAGGAAGCGGCTGATGGAACTGCTGCTTCGAACAGCCACGGAGAAGCCAGGGGTGGAGGAGGCTGCCCGCCGGGCATCAGCCTCCCGTGCCTGGGGCCTCCGCTTCTTCCGAAGCCCGCAGCAGGTCCTGCCCTCGCCAGATGGGCGGCGGGTGGCAGGCATCCGCCTGGCAGTCACCAGACTGGAG GGCATTGGAGAGGCCACCCGGGCAGTGCCCACTGGGGATGTGGAGGACCTCCCCTGTGGGCTGGTGCTGAGCAGCATTGGGTATAAGAGCCGCCCCATCGACCCCAGTGTGCCCTTTGACCCCAAGCTCGGGGTCGTCCCCAATATGGAGGGCCGGGTTGTGGATGTGCCAG gcCTCTACTGCAGCGGCTGGGTGAAGCGGGGACCCACAGgtgtcatcaccaccaccatgaccGACAGCTTCCTCACCGGCCAGATTCTGCTACAGGACCTGAAGGCCGGGCACCTGCCGTCTGGCCCCAGGCCGGGCTCTGCATTCATCAAGGCCCTGCTGGACAGCCGAG GGGTCTGGCCCGTGTCTTTCTCGGACTGGGAGAAACTGGATGCTGAGGAGGTGTCCCGGGGCCAGGCCTcggggaagcccagagagaagcTGCTGGATCCTCAGGAGATGCTGCGGCTGCTGGGGCACTGA